DNA from Massilia antarctica:
CGACTGCACCACCACGGCCGCATACGCCATGCCGAGCAAGGTATGGCCGATCCAGATGGTGAAGGCGCCGCGCTCGGGAAAGCCGAAGATCTTCTGCATGGAGACGAGCATCAGCAGCAGCGACAGGCCGATGATCACCTCGGGCATGACCAGCGGCGCGCTGACCATGCCGGAGAACAGCAGGCGGCCCGGAAAGCGCTTGTAGCGGTTCAGGGCAAAGGCGGCCATGGTCCCCAGCGGCACGGACGCCGTGGCGCTCATCAGGGCGATTTTGAGCGACAGCACGAAGCCGCTGACCAGTTCCGCGTCCCTGAACAGCTCCGGGTACCACTGGGTGGAAAAGCCGCTCCACACCATGTCCTGGCGCGAGCTGTTAAACGAAAACACGACCAGTACCACCAGCGGCAGGTACAGGAACAGATAGCCCATCGAGAGCCATCCGCGGCCGAACCAGCGGGCGAGGGTCATCTTGCTCATTTTCTTGTTCATGCGTGACCCTCCGCTTCCTGTTCGGCCTTGTACTTGTTGAAGATGGCCATCGGCACCAGGATCAGGAGGATGGCCACCACCGCCAGCGCCGAGGCGCGCGGCCAGTCGGTATTGACGAAAAACTCGTCCCACAGCAGGCGCCCGATCATCAGGGTTTCGGGGCCGCCGAGCAGCTCCGGGATGACGAATTCGCCCACTGCCGGAATGAATACCAGCATGGCGCCGGCGATGATGCCCGACTTCGACAGCGGCACGGTAATCCTCCAGAAGGCTTGCCACGGCGTGGCGCCCAGGTCGGCCGCCGCTTCCAGGAAGCGCACATCCATTTTCACTAGGTTGGCGTACAGCGGCAGGATCATGAACGGCAGGTAGGCATAGAACATCCCCAGCACCAGCGCGAACGGGGTGTTCATCATTTTGAGCGGTTCGTTGATCGCCCCGAGCCACAGCAGCAGGTTGTTGAGCAGGCCCTGGTTGGCCAGGATGCCCTTCCAGGCGTAGATGCGCAGCAGGAAGGAGGTCCAGAACGGCAGCATCACCATCATCAGCAGCACCGTGCGGTACGCGGGCCGGGCGCGCGCCATGAAGTAGGCGAAGGGGTAGCCGGTCACCAGGCACAGGACCATGGTCATGCCCGCGTAGCCGAGCGAGCGCAGGAAGGTCCACAGGTAGTTGTCGTCCTCGGTGAGGGCGACGTAGTTGACGATTTTTGCCTTGATGTGGATGACGCCATCGCTGAAGGTCAGCAAGGGGCCGAACGGGCTGCCGCTGTCGTCGAGTTCCGAGAAACTCATGCGCAGCACGATCAGGAACGGGATCAGGAAGGCGATGGTCAGCCAGACCAGCGGCACGCCGATGACGAAACGGCGGCCGGCCGCGGGAGGTCGAAACTTCGGGCTCGGGTTGGAGTTCATGGCCGCCTCAATTGGTCAGGACCACGATGTCGCTGCCGTCCCACCACGCGACGACGCGCTGGCCGCGCTCCATGCGCGCCTCTTCATGGCGCGCCGCGTTGGTGCGCGCCACCTTGAGCATGCCGCCCTGCGCCAGGCGCACCTGGTAGTGGGTCTCGTTGCCGAAGTAGGAAACGTTGGCAATCTCCCCGGTGACGCAGTTGTAGCCGTCTTCGGCGGCCGAGGCGCGCTGCTCCACACCCGGCAGGTCGCGCTGCAGGGCGATTTTTTCGGGCCGCACCGCCACGCTGACCGGCATGTTGATGGTGCCGCTGATGCCGTGGCTGACGTAATGCCGGCATTCTTGTGTTTCGATGATGACGTGGTCGGGCTGGTCGACCCGCACATGGCCGTCGAACATGTTGACGCTGCCGATGAAGTCCGCCACGAAGCGGCAGTTGGGCGTTTCATAGATGTCGCCCGGCGCCCCCACCTGCAGGATGCGTCCTTCGCTCATGACGGCGATGCGGGTGGCCATGCTCATGGCCTCGTCCTGGTCGTGGGTGACCATCACGCAGGTCACGCCAACCTGCTCGATGATGTTCACCAGTTCCATCTGGGTCTGTTCGCGCAGCTTTTTATCGAGCGCGCCGAGCGGCTCGTCGAGCAGCAGCAACTGGGGGCGCTTGGCCAGGCTGCGCGCCAGCGCCACGCGCTGCTGCTGCCCGCCCGAGAGCTGGTGCGGCTTGCGCTTGGCATAGGCGCCCAGCTGCACCAGCGCCAGCATCTGCTCGACCCGTTCAGCCACTTCCGCCCTGGGCAGGCCGTCGCGGCGCAGGCCGAAGGCGACGTTGTCCCACACCGTCAGGTGCGGGAACAGCGCGTACGACTGGAACATCATGTTGACCGGGCGCTCGTAGGGCGGCACCCCGACCAGGTCCTGCCCGGCCAGTTCGATGGTGCCCGCGGTCGGCGTCTCGAAACCCGCCAGCATGCGCAGCAGGGTCGATTT
Protein-coding regions in this window:
- a CDS encoding ABC transporter permease subunit, which codes for MNKKMSKMTLARWFGRGWLSMGYLFLYLPLVVLVVFSFNSSRQDMVWSGFSTQWYPELFRDAELVSGFVLSLKIALMSATASVPLGTMAAFALNRYKRFPGRLLFSGMVSAPLVMPEVIIGLSLLLMLVSMQKIFGFPERGAFTIWIGHTLLGMAYAAVVVQSRLREMNRSLEEAAMDLGCRPHQVFFLATLPNITQSLASAWLLTFTLSLDDVVLSNFLSGPGATTMPLVIMSRARLGLDPRVNAVAALTILVVSTGVIVAAIMMARAERQRQKQVAAALKS
- a CDS encoding ABC transporter permease, encoding MNSNPSPKFRPPAAGRRFVIGVPLVWLTIAFLIPFLIVLRMSFSELDDSGSPFGPLLTFSDGVIHIKAKIVNYVALTEDDNYLWTFLRSLGYAGMTMVLCLVTGYPFAYFMARARPAYRTVLLMMVMLPFWTSFLLRIYAWKGILANQGLLNNLLLWLGAINEPLKMMNTPFALVLGMFYAYLPFMILPLYANLVKMDVRFLEAAADLGATPWQAFWRITVPLSKSGIIAGAMLVFIPAVGEFVIPELLGGPETLMIGRLLWDEFFVNTDWPRASALAVVAILLILVPMAIFNKYKAEQEAEGHA
- a CDS encoding ABC transporter ATP-binding protein is translated as MTNAQPASSQPFLLIRNLVKAFDGVRAVNDISLAIDKGEIFALLGSSGCGKSTLLRMLAGFETPTAGTIELAGQDLVGVPPYERPVNMMFQSYALFPHLTVWDNVAFGLRRDGLPRAEVAERVEQMLALVQLGAYAKRKPHQLSGGQQQRVALARSLAKRPQLLLLDEPLGALDKKLREQTQMELVNIIEQVGVTCVMVTHDQDEAMSMATRIAVMSEGRILQVGAPGDIYETPNCRFVADFIGSVNMFDGHVRVDQPDHVIIETQECRHYVSHGISGTINMPVSVAVRPEKIALQRDLPGVEQRASAAEDGYNCVTGEIANVSYFGNETHYQVRLAQGGMLKVARTNAARHEEARMERGQRVVAWWDGSDIVVLTN